A genomic segment from Torulaspora globosa chromosome 3, complete sequence encodes:
- the PGS1 gene encoding CDP-diacylglycerol--glycerol-3-phosphate 3-phosphatidyltransferase (ancestral locus Anc_1.415): MPPYRLQTTLIRTIRRIKASEVSFNYRTLTKKRQAVRMSSSEPYIDEIKRKLSSIRARFYFKTGEIGVLGSPSNFHETLKRKILQAKERVFLASLYIGKGQDDLIECLNRALEENPKLRIYVLIDGLRGTREAPSKCSVSLVSQLLDKHQDRVDLRLYRTPACVGWKGWLLPRRINEGLGLQHMKIYGFDEEVILSGANLSSDYFTNRQDRYYVFHSRAFSDYYFDLQQLISGLSYKVKKSNNAQKFGLFWPKDNLAIEPALNKTQFVLESSAAISNFLLDKPQCPAPSNVDKEEYPTVVYSISQFTPLFPHGEDLSTEKPTILSLISSIKKPSISWTFTAGYFNVLPEIKKGLVSTPSKQATVITASPYANGFFESKGASGHLPAAYLHLSKKFLKSVKRHGKEANIILREWKNGIVNKPGGWSYHAKGLWIADSSSGDSRPMITCIGSSNYTRRAYSLDLESNAVILTRDNQLRDEMQQELNNLLQNTKKVNLEDFRNEPHRKVNSGVKLATFFLGKRL; the protein is encoded by the coding sequence ATGCCGCCATATAGGTTACAAACGACATTAATACGGACGATCAGAAGGATCAAAGCTAGCGAGGTCTCTTTCAACTACCGAACCCTCACCAAAAAGCGTCAAGCAGTTAGAATGTCTTCAAGCGAACCATACATAGACGAAATTAAGCGAAAGCTGTCATCAATCAGAGCACGCTTCTATTTCAAAACTGGTGAGATAGGGGTTTTGGGATCACCCTCTAATTTTCATGAGACTTTAAAACGAAAGATCTTACAAGCTAAAGAGCGGGTGTTTCTAGCATCTCTCTACATAGGTAAAGGACAAGATGATCTTATTGAATGCCTTAACAGAGCGTTAGAAGAAAATCCCAAGTTGAGGATATACGTTTTAATTGATGGTCTCAGGGGGACACGAGAGGCCCCTTCCAAATGCTCTGTCAGTTTAGTCTCGCAACTTCTCGACAAGCATCAAGACAGGGTTGATCTGCGTCTTTACCGAACACCTGCTTGCGTGGGATGGAAAGGCTGGCTGCtaccaagaagaatcaaTGAAGGCCTTGGTCTACAGCACATGAAAATATATGgctttgacgaagaagtAATTCTGTCCGGTGCCAACCTCTCATCAGACTACTTCACTAATAGGCAGGATAGGTATTACGTGTTCCATTCCAGAGCATTCTCAGACTATTATTTTGATCTGCAACAATTGATAAGTGGTCTAAGCTATAAAGTCAAAAAGTCCAATAACGCGCAGAAGTTCGGATTATTCTGGCCTAAAGATAATTTAGCGATTGAGCCTGCCCTCAACAAAACACAATTTGTATTGGAATCTTCGGCAGCTATATCCAATTTCTTACTTGATAAGCCTCAATGCCCTGCGCCCTCAAACGTggacaaagaagaatatccGACGGTGGTTTATTCCATTTCTCAATTTACACCTCTTTTCCCACATGGAGAAGATCTATCTACCGAAAAGCCTACAATATTGAGTCTGATTTCCTCTATAAAAAAGCCGTCAATAAGTTGGACATTCACCGCTGGATACTTTAATGTGCTGCCGGAGATAAAAAAGGGCCTCGTTTCAACACCATCAAAGCAGGCAACAGTGATAACGGCCTCTCCTTATGCAAACGGATTTTTTGAGTCTAAGGGCGCTTCAGGTCATTTGCCAGCTGCTTATCTCCATCTCTCaaagaagttcttgaagtcaGTAAAAAGGCATGGTAAAGAAGCAAACATAATACTCAGAGAGTGGAAAAATGGTATTGTAAACAAGCCAGGTGGTTGGTCTTATCACGCAAAAGGTTTGTGGATCGCCGACTCCAGTAGCGGTGATTCACGGCCAATGATAACCTGCATAGGCTCTTCCAATTACACGAGACGGGCGTACTCCCTAGACCTTGAATCCAATGCCGTTATCCTGACTAGGGATAATCAACTGAGGGATGAGATGCAGCAGGAACTCAATAACCTTTTGCAAAATACAAAGAAAGTGAATTTGGAGGACTTTCGAAACGAACCACACAGAAAAGTCAACAGTGGGGTGAAGTTAGCCACTTTTTTCCTTGGAAAGAGACTATAG
- a CDS encoding uncharacterized protein (ancestral locus Anc_1.416), whose protein sequence is MNYLWSPLARSQLSKRFPLFYPSNEPSAIPISISLLFKDAIHLYTCALVLRQLQIYRSTKNIYQGVSTICTTLIAIVFSFGIFTYACSCYNLPAGDSGRFGIFFVEHVNYLWVIANIIQSAKYVPQICLNWMGLCTKGVSSKYILLSLFSEIAVGLCSAFLLQGTEFYKKPYNFTPAFVSLSNVLCLSCMFYQAQYLYQGKKPYLPRGK, encoded by the coding sequence ATGAACTACCTATGGTCCCCACTGGCAAGGTCTCAGCTTTCGAAAAGATTCCCTCTTTTCTATCCTTCCAACGAACCCTCAGCAATTCCTATTTCTATATCATTGCTTTTTAAGGATGCTATTCATTTATATACCTGTGCACTCGTGCTTCGACAGCTGCAAATTTATCGATCGACCAAAAATATTTATCAGGGCGTTTCCACAATATGCACTACATTGATTGCAATCGTCTTCTCATTTGGTATATTCACATATGCGTGTTCGTGTTATAACCTCCCTGCCGGCGACTCAGGCAGATTCGGAATCTTTTTTGTGGAACATGTCAATTACCTATGGGTCATAGCAAACATTATCCAAAGTGCCAAATACGTTCCACAAATTTGTCTGAATTGGATGGGATTGTGTACGAAAGGTGTCTCTTCGAAGTACATTCTTTTAAGTCTGTTTTCTGAGATCGCGGTTGGTCTCTGTTCAGCATTTCTGCTTCAAGGAACGGAGTTTTATAAGAAGCCTTACAATTTCACTCCTGCCTTCGTGAGTCTAAGCAATGTCTTGTGTCTTTCATGCATGTTTTATCAAGCGCAGTATCTTTACCAAGGTAAAAAGCCGTACCTGCCGCGAGGAAAATGA
- the RER1 gene encoding protein retrieval receptor (ancestral locus Anc_1.417), whose product MDIQEDFDKNVQASTPLLKHWNQALSFYRFYLDKVVPKVKERWIGLAILLFMFLLRVVTAQGWYVVCYSLGIFLLNQFLAFLTPKFDVSLQQDEENKELEAGERSDEFRPFIRRLPEFKFWYNSARATVLSCFLTLFPFVDIPVFWPILLIYFVVLFALTMRRQIQHMIKYNYIPLDIGKKKYTR is encoded by the coding sequence ATGgatatccaagaagatTTCGATAAAAATGTGCAGGCTTCAACACCACTGCTGAAGCATTGGAATCAGGCTCTGAGTTTTTACAGGTTCTATTTGGACAAAGTTGTGCCAAAAGTGAAGGAGAGATGGATTGGTTTGGCGATCTTACTCTTCATGTTCCTTTTGCGCGTTGTCACTGCTCAGGGCTGGTATGTCGTGTGCTATTCTCTGGGaatctttctcttgaacCAATTCCTCGCTTTCCTGACTCCAAAGTTCGATGTGTCTTTACAACAGGATGAAGAGAATAAAGAATTAGAGGCTGGGGAACGCTCCGATGAATTCAGACCTTTTATCAGAAGATTACCGGAGTTCAAGTTCTGGTACAATTCAGCTAGAGCGACCGTTCTGTCTTGCTTCCTGACGCTTTTCCCATTTGTTGACATTCCCGTGTTTTGGCCGATTCTTTTGATATATTTTGTGGTCTTATTCGCACTCACCATGAGAAGACAGATTCAGCATATGATAAAGTACAACTACATCCCTCTAGATATCGGTAAGAAGAAATACACTCGTTGA
- a CDS encoding uncharacterized protein (ancestral locus Anc_1.418) → MKILSVTKSSDSEGGAIISLLPQDKEDLFAVYQLIDKDDEVIFKKMVTTDLDESGKKKATDLVKLKLQIISNEFDLKNESLRYKGVTVVDDFGGANIDIPVGKFFSFTVNYTYPFTIIKHDFNKYSQKLLDEASQTDIKADTAAVVLQEGIAHICLLTNSSTILKQKVEYAMPKKKRATDVAKFEQKTEKFYRATYEGMKKSFDFAKLKIVILCSPGFYAKSLMGKVIQYAEEEQNKDILNVKDKFLVAHCSTGYLQGITEVLKDPSYASKLKNTKYSQEVLVMDEFMKHLNDDDDKAWYGDHEVLKAANLGAIKILLITDSLLRSDDIMERKRYLALVEDVEQTGGQVLVFSSLHSSGEELNRLTGVACILKYPLPDLDEEEEEGEEKKKEISL, encoded by the coding sequence atgaaaatCCTGAGTGTTACCAAATCATCCGATTCCGAAGGTGGTGCAATCATATCTTTGCTTCCTCAGGATAAAGAAGACTTATTCGCTGTCTACCAACTGATTGATAAAGATGACGAGGTGATATTTAAGAAAATGGTTACGACAGACCTCGATGAAAGCGGGaaaaagaaagcaacaGACCTGGTCAAACTGAAATTGCAGATCATCTCCAATGAATTTGACTTAAAGAATGAGTCGTTGAGGTATAAAGGTGTAACGGTAGTGGACGATTTCGGTGGAGCCAATATTGACATTCCCGTCGggaagttcttcagctttaCTGTCAACTACACCTACCCGTTCACTATTATCAAGCATGATTTCAACAAGTACAGTCAgaaattgcttgatgagGCCTCTCAAACTGATATCAAGGCAGATACTGCCGCTGTGGTGTTACAGGAAGGGATTGCGCATATTTGCCTTCTGACGAACTCATCAACAATCTTAAAGCAGAAGGTAGAATATGCTatgccaaagaaaaaaagagCTACAGACGTTGCAAAGTTTGAGCAGAAGACCGAAAAGTTTTACAGGGCCACATATGAAGGCATGAAGAAAAGCTTCGATTTTGCGAAGCTCAAAATCGTAATTCTTTGCTCTCCTGGTTTCTATGCGAAATCACTAATGGGCAAGGTTATACAATAcgctgaggaagagcagaaCAAAGATATTTTGAACGTCAAGGATAAATTCTTGGTCGCACATTGCTCAACTGGCTACCTCCAAGGAATCACAGAGGTATTGAAAGACCCTTCGTATGCTTCAAAGCTCAAAAATACTAAGTATTCTCAGGAAGTCCTCGTGATGGATGAGTTTATGAAGCATTTgaacgatgatgatgacaAGGCATGGTATGGGGATCATGAGGTGCTGAAGGCAGCGAATTTAGGGGCCATTAAGATTTTGTTGATAACAGATTCTTTATTGCGCTCTGATGATATCATGGAGCGCAAGAGATATTTGGCGCTTGTTGAGGATGTAGAGCAGACCGGCGGACAGGTCTTAGTGTTTAGTTCTCTTCATAGTTCTGGGGAAGAGTTAAACAGACTGACAGGCGTCGCCTGCATCTTGAAATACCCTCTACCAGATCtcgatgaggaagaggaggagggtgaggagaagaagaaagagatatcTTTGTAG